gacttgtgtaaatattttgagTCTAATATAACACCAATTTGTTCTTCCATTTATGGCAAACGCATTTGCGTCTTCATACAACACTTAAACCTGACGGATACGATACGATAAGtcttaatattagtattaataaGAGCTTTAAACTGGTGAttactagtaataattatttcacaGCTGTTTAAAACTCTTCGTATTTGAATATTAAGAATTTAAGCTTATTTCAGTGTTTTtaataataggttggggaaaaagtcttttcgcattatagaatgtatgaacttgtcataaaatctcttgggctataccaattgtatctggctgattttggtatcattaaaaagttttaattttacagaagacaattccaaattcaaattaggtaaatgtgaggttttcatttgtttttcttattgttaaaatgagtgattctaatgaggaaattcgatacatttcaaaattttattttaaaaaaggtaaaaatgcaaaacaAGCCGCGAAAAAAGTTTGTGATGattatggacctaatgcagtatctgtaagagtagcgcaaatttggtttaagcgttttcaatccggaaatgttgatattatagtttgtgcgttttaagattaTATggatgacagttttcatattccttgctacgggttttttttccaggaaaacataaaaaaatcaaaatgtaataaattatattccatctacaaaaattactaatgtttcctataattgtaaatgaataaaaatgaaaagtagctaaatgctaacttattaatataaaattataaatattaactgtgaaataggagtataaaattattgttacgaaaatatttgaaaaatatcagatgcatgaaacggaacttatgtcaatagagattgactctgttaaatcgaaatcaaatcgataaaaaagggcggccatcttaaatcgccggcaccactgaaatgtcagtacgaaatcgataatttcgattgcaattcctttacgaagtgattcgatatttttaaattatcgaataatttttgttaggtaacttccctactattgtcaattataatgtgtcacgcatatcatcataaaacgcacaaactataagcccggccgcacattgtccgaaatttctgatacgaaacatttgaacgtcggccggaccgccacaccgcacactatccgaaatttccttccggcgagttcgagctcactcggctcagtacaaaatgtaagagagcgcgcgatccgtcagaaacatttgaactgACATCCGATCGACGTCACTGACACATAACGtcagacgcccgccggaacgcaattaaaaatttctgccatccgatagacggcatctgacaactcatccggaccggacgtcagatacaaaatatatgagcagagtgcgttccggcagacatctgacattatgtgtcagatgacgtcgatcggatgagtactctggtgtttcgtcccaaggttTTTAAACCCAGTTGGcccaatgaccagatatgaatttttagcattttatcatttggcgattggtcccacttttatgattcattgttttctggcaagaaattttgaagtagggttggcacaaaaataatcagttataaccataatattgttttgtaaatttaaaaaatatctatatgtattggatatacgagttttcattttactaattattgcaacaccgcattaacaggaaatatttaatattcaaaataataataattaattaaataaataataacttatttaatatttatttaagtcagatataataattgttagaagAGACTATGCCGATTAAGCCCAGCCGCACGGGGTCCGAAATTTCGAAAAGATTATAgtaacaacatttaaaaaaacgaaGTAAGTTAGTGGTTGTTATGTTATGCGACTATAAACGCAAAATAAGTCAGAATAGTCATATAAGAATAAAAGTTTCCAAGTGGAAAATGGGAATATAACTTACTAGAAAAGATATGctgttttattacttacttccGGTGTATTAAAACAGactacaaacataataataagtatcATTTGTAGTAAACTAGCTATTATATATTTGacgatttatatatatatatatatatatatatatatatatatatatatatatatatatatatatatatatatatatatatatatatatatatataaattgctcgtttaaagatataacataaatagtaaagaaaaaaaagaaaaaaaatcttggTAATCATCAagtcaatacaataattattatattattgctcttttggtaatatattattaggatATTTTTAGTACTCATTAAATTCACTCCAATACCTTTCATGAATGCCTTATGCCACAGAAAAAATGAAATGCGATCGATATCGTAAGATATAAAGGCGCTTATTCATAAACACGGTACAGAAGAGGTCCGCCGACGCACCACCCCCGCGTTTGTTTTTAACCACATTTACGATAACATACATTGTAAAAGTTTACACAACCGATACACGCGACTCTGCCCGTTTTACATCGTTTTGTTTTGACTAGGTAGGtaattaagggtcaattcagaccgcaacgcgatggcggcgacgcgtagatgcatttctaaatttttaccaaattgacagacttcaattgcgttagacgtcttgcaaatctgtcaaattcatagaAATTTACAAATTCATCCACGCGTCGCGccacgttttatttttttatgaaataagggggcaaacacctgatggaaagcagcagAAAGCAAaagaaaacgtggtatttctccggtcgaaccggcccattcgtgccgaagtatggctctcccacgttgcggtctgaattgatcctgAATTCCTGAGTAGTCAGAACTAGATACGTACCTAATAAAATAACCGCGTCCTAAAGTGACAACGATGCTGCtagttcttacctctataaGAGTACAGGAAAACTATAACATTTTAGCGTCAAATAGAAGCGATTAGCTGTCTTTATATCTTTTCTTACATGTCTTTTCAGTACGTAAaaccataaaattataataaataatgatgtatgattataatatttaatatattatataaaaataaggcgggttttccttcctgacgctataactccagaacgcacgaaccgatttccacagttttgcattcgttggaaagctCTCGGGCTTCATGAggtctataaaaaaaatcagaaaaaaattcaagagaaaagcaggaaaacagggaaaatcattttatggcaaaacaacgttgctgGGAAAGCTAGTTTCtctatgaatataataattaataactcatCGCTTATAAGTTCTGACATATTTTTTGTCTCAAACAAAGGTTCAAGCGTCGCTGAGATGAAGTGTCATTGATTTGTCATTAATTTCCCGCCCAATTTGTTGTCACACAAAAAACAAATCAATCACACCATACATGTGGTACATGACATAACATGATTGCGATTAAAAAACCACCATTGTATACTAAACGTAGGCGATATATAGATGCTATCAAACCGAGCCGGCATTCTTTGATTTCGAAGAATAAGTTTTCAAAGAAACAATGGTGAAAAAACACACCAAAATCTAATTAGGTTGTGCTTAGTAATTGTGAGTTAGCACATATCTTAATTACTTCTGAGGAAGATAATCATAATCACTTCCGtagaagtaatataatattgttacgtgctagggttcgaggatttggagagaaagacctggtcactctcttgaagactttattaacactgcactaaattCTAGGttacaacacttagcactaagtccaaacacaaatcactaggtccaatcactaagcactatcactgtcctaggtcgtagccaagtcgcaggtttcactggttcactcactattgatcacttgttgtcgcctcgaagatcgctcgaactgaactgactcgccgggcctgcctgcagcttcttatatggcgagacgaattccagaaagttcccgattcacgtaaacaagtaaacaaccgtgggaactttgtaggaggctcgagcatgtaccacaataaaactgccgtccttacgataagtgcagtaagttgaattttttggcaaatttaatttagaccttatgaactCAATcgtaaggtctaaattaaaacacgtaaacacgcaaacaaataaatggtaaacacgtaaacaaacattggacctttctagaaggttcgagtatgtacttgcgcacctcatgccatctagtattgagtaggggatttatgttgcctgtgctccctcggtaagtttcgctggtttgtcgctagatggcaccacgtgtccgtataccatctaccgtaacaatattttgcttgaaaatagtataataaaatataacaaagtaTTGTTTCAGTTCAATCAATTCAATtcaacaataatatattgtataagcTTAGAAAGTTTAGAAGTTATCTACGAATTACGTTTTGAAAATCCCAAATAAAACAGAGGGGTACAATCAATATCACACGCCTTCCTCTCTGTAGCATCGTAGATCCTAAACAGAAGTGATTTTGAActacttatattttagtttcacaGCAAATGTATTATATAATCAACAGTCTTTTTATCTTTAATTCATCATTATAGTACTTAGTACTTTATACTTCTTCTCTTACTGCTAGTTGGTTATTATTGGTTTCGTAAAATGTTGTTTTAACGctactattttataatttccttTGTTCCAGATTCGTCATGGGCCTCCAAGAAGTTCTGGTTTTGGCAATAAGCATCGTCGGGGCGATGGGGTATATCCCCCATGGTTCTATTGGGGAAAAGGTTTGTGATTCCCCTTTTTCTTATACATTTCACAGTATTTAAACGTTTCTTTTTGAAGGCGGCTTAGGAGAGGAAGAAATAGTTTTTCTACTAACACTCTGGAAAATGTATGTTCAAGTTTTCACTTTAGCCAGTTCAGCCGAAGTgcaactttttgttttttttataattataaactttTGGATATCAATAGATAGACGagcttaagggcctgtttcaccacttcctgataagttccggataggctatccacaacatcTGACAGGTGAattatagagaatctgtcagataaggtgtagatagcctattcgttacttatcaggaagtggtgaaacaggttcTTCGTAAAATAAGCATATCGCACCATTTCTTGGCTGCAACGGAGATAattattgcaaaagttatatGATGATGTTTTCTTCACCAGGAGCATATGCTAACCGAAGCTTTGCTTCGTGAGGTTGTCGAGCGCATGGGCAAGGACTTCAACGAGGCAGCGTCGTCGTACCTCGAGTTCCCGCCCAGCGAGAGGCACCTCGGCCTGATGTCCCGGAGCCCCGAGCAGACAGACTACGACGGCCTGCTCGACGGCAGCCCGCACCCCAGCCTGCGCGACCAGGAGTACCTGCAGCACAGGTAAAAGAACCTGTAAcacaaaaacttgagaggtgtcaagggacacccggatggaacgaagttacaTAAAAGAGATAGAGAGAATTACGCGTTACCGCATGGcattacaactagagcaaaaatgctatagtaGTACCtactatagcatttttgctctacatTTAATATAGCGAAtgtaatatacttttttttatttatttatttaaatcaggctacataggcccatacaatatataccttaatgactaacatacataaaaattatataaacttaacaactacacattatcacgaattaacggcgacgtgacgcgcgcttcattccggagtctcccccggaaccttcggtaaaccacatcagtcggccagaattcctccaaTTCAAAGGttgggagaagatgcgtcggtactctcaccacaaaggtgacttttgtgtcatgtcgttatttttttttccatcTAGCCCCTTTTCGCAACTTTGTTCCAATAGTGCCGGCAGCATAGCCTATGGCTCAATTTTCACCGCcgcacagtgttttagaaatccccaaaatcggacatgactaagttaatgcaatgagtcgatggcgtcttatatttcaaatgcaagagtagaactcccgtgtgcgcattttacttcgttttagagaaaatcaatttttaaattagtaattTTTTGACTCcttgaaaacgaaattattttatttaaattaattacgagggtttgtaaacttgctacccaGTTAATTAGATTGATCACTaagagacacaaattttgtactttatttcattcctacaattcaagtagttcttgagattttaatgtttttaaatatttagactttattttttttctgctttcTTATATGATTTCCGCACCTTCTGTCCAAAgtgaaaaatactttggtatagtctttacactacaatatttttattttttgtgaatcgcaCATCATACCAGAGATTtacgaatttctaatttttattcgcgccttaaaatttttaagatcaaagtttcatcaaatattttttttttaatttaagagcCAATACGTCTTACAGGGTATTGAGTTAGTCAAGTGGAGCAGGAAACTTAGTCCTTGATCTTCCTTCTGATGCCTTTTACTATTTTAGAATCTATCGTCTTACATTTTTATATggtgtcaggactcaggaccaTGACATGTTCAAACGTAGATACTTTTGCAGTTCGTTGTGGGGCCATCAGTACGTAACCGGCGGTGCGGGCGAGGGTGAGCAGCGCCTGCCGACCGGCCTCCTCAATCGACAGATGGTGAAGACCGACGCCGTGCTCCCCGCCTACTGCAATCCCCCCAACCCGTGCCCTGTGGGATATACTGGTGAGTTCTAATGTTAAGAGTGTGCTTCCGACCAGCCTCCTCAACGACCGTGAAGACCGACGCCACGCCGTTCTTCCCACTTACTGCAATCCCCCCAACCCGTGCCCTGTGGGATATAGCTGTAAGTTCTAATGTTCAACAGAGCATAGGACTATTTGTAGACTTGGACAGGAGGTGATATTCAGataatattaaagaacaaaTGTAGCATCACCAAAAGCATAACACAGTCCATAGTCTCTATGAGTCGAgaggtaaaataaaatgttatagatATCGACGACGCCTACTAAAATTTCTCTCCTTGCGTTATCCATCAGGCCTCGCATAcatcttgcccacatcaaaaGATTTTTGACCCCCTCCCTCATGACCATAGTATTATGCcataacccccccccccctccagtTGTTCAAGTGTTCACGTGGTATTGACAATAGTgatttttaatcaaatttaaagacagtgccgtaaatagccttttttgcgcccccccagagtctacgctctgtgcctgggcaccggtggcacctatttacggcactgtttaAAGATAGGCAGAAATTACTACGGCTGTGTTCTTCGGGATAATTTTTGACGTTTGCGCCACAACCTTAACCCCCACATACAGCATGAGCTTGCTTCAACTTGCTTGACGACTCCAACAAACTAAAAACTGCATGACAAACAGGCAGTGCTTGACAGGTATTCTATGGTTTGAAGTGAAGTTGTCAACGTTTTAATATATGTGCTCCACCAACTGAGAAGAAGCACCCAACATTGCGCGCCAGATTCGCAGATAGTCAAAAAGTGTGTcgtttctctcggcgaaatCGACTATGTGACAAAATTAAGCCCTCTCACCCCTCTTGTGGCCTATCGTAATGTTTTTAAGACTCCCTTCCCCCCCAAAATAGGTCACGTGGTTTGGGTATGTTCACTAACCCCAGCACCATTTCATCATGATGATATTCACAGAGGATCAAGGCTGTATCAGCGACTTTGAGAACACAGCAGCCTTCAGCCGCGAATACCAACTGGCTCAGAGGTGCATGTGTGATGGTGAGCACATGTTTAGCTGCCCGCCTGACTCGCCCTCCGACCTGGACCTCCGCTTCTCTGACCACCACAAGAACCTCGTGGCCAAGAAGTATAAGCCCGATGTGAGTACTTATTAGGTATGCTTTAGATAAGGCATCTTTTATTACGACAAGGATCGTAACATAAGGCGTCGCAAATAACATCGCTTAACGATTTATGTTCCATATATTTTTGACTTGCTTAGTGGGCGTAATTGTGGAATGCAACTTGGATAAaggttctgttttttttttcaatgtggTGCTTTAACATCTAAACTATCATCTGACGGCCTTTTAaaagcctccgtggtctagtggaaTATAGCGCGGCTCTTGGCTcgtaggtcgtgggttcgattcccgcgttggaaacatgttatttccaagtttggttaggacaatgcaggctgatcacctgattgcctgacaagtgagatgattcatgcgtcggatgggcatgtaaaaagtcggtcctacgcc
This genomic window from Aricia agestis chromosome 2, ilAriAges1.1, whole genome shotgun sequence contains:
- the LOC121739414 gene encoding neuroendocrine protein 7B2, translating into MGLQEVLVLAISIVGAMGYIPHGSIGEKEHMLTEALLREVVERMGKDFNEAASSYLEFPPSERHLGLMSRSPEQTDYDGLLDGSPHPSLRDQEYLQHSSLWGHQYVTGGAGEGEQRLPTGLLNRQMVKTDAVLPAYCNPPNPCPVGYTEDQGCISDFENTAAFSREYQLAQRCMCDGEHMFSCPPDSPSDLDLRFSDHHKNLVAKKYKPDVENPYLQGERLPIAAKKGFDVHVY